Proteins encoded in a region of the Panicum hallii strain FIL2 chromosome 3, PHallii_v3.1, whole genome shotgun sequence genome:
- the LOC112887670 gene encoding putative wall-associated receptor kinase-like 16: protein MEVPWLLLCLALSLSVVPPAASQRQRQPPPGCRRRCGNVTVPYPFGIGAGCHRGSAAGGFRLRCDDARRPPRLTVSGYGHEVAAISLPAAEATVLLNASRACYDRPGDPGGRVVSLREQPMELNGSAFLFSSMKSKFVSIGCPGLAYFTDGDGYYVTGCMSVCRPSERALPGSCRGDDGCCQSNIPLGLASYRPHLGSFRGQETTFLANSTACAYAFMVDAWWFWFAGSHFNRTGDFAVPVVLDWAIRDAPGCAAAQREPDNYACRSAHSVCLESSNGPGYVCNCTDGYQGNPYVVDGCTDVDECQHRDEFPCYGACVNTPGSFTCTCPKGSSGNATILDGCRPDNKFSSALKAVIGTSSGVFFLLLACFSAHLWLQKRRLLQAKRRFFEQNGGLLLQQQLGSLASAGVAFKIFSEEEISRATDGFAEARVLGRGGHGVVYKGVLADGSAVAVKKSRVVDAKQVKEFAREMLILSQINHRNVVKLLGCCLEVEVPMLVYEYVPNGSLHGHIHGDDGESELPPGARFRVAAESADALAYMHSSASPPVLHRDVKSANILLDGDLAAKVSDFGASRLAPAGEAAVATLVQGTLGYLDPEYLLTSQLTSKSDVYSFAVVLLELLTGRKAFVPVEDEEEEEEGGLAFFFITAAQAGRHLEVMDRRVREEVGVEVLDEAAELVMRCLSMVAEERPTMKEVADKLHSLIR from the exons ATGGAGGTGCCGTGGCTGCTGTTGTGCCTGGCACTTTCCCTTTCAGTGGTGCCTCCCGCAGCgtcgcagcggcagcggcagccgcCGCCGGGATGCCGGCGGCGCTGCGGCAACGTGACCGTCCCTTACCCCTTCGGCATCGGCGCGGGCTGCCACCGCGGCTCGGCCGCGGGGGGCTTCCGGCTCCGGTGCGACgacgcccgccgcccgccgcgcctcaCCGTGTCGGGCTACGGCCACGAGGTCGCCGCCATCTCGCTCCCCGCGGCCGAGGCCACCGTGCTCCTGAACGCCAGCCGCGCGTGCTACGACCGCCCCGGCGACCCCGGCGGGCGCGTGGTCAGCCTCCGGGAGCAACCCATGGAGCTCAACGGCAGCGCGTTTCTCTTCTCGTCGATGAAGAGCAAGTTCGTGTCCATCGGCTGCCCCGGCCTCGCCTACTTCACCGACGGCGACGGGTACTACGTCACGGGGTGCATGTCCGTGTGCCGCCCCTCCGAGCGCGCGCTGCCGGGCTCGTGCCGGGGCGACGACGGCTGCTGCCAGAGCAACatcccgctcggcctcgcctCCTACCGCCCGCACCTCGGGAGCTTCCGTGGCCAGGAGACGACGTTCCTGGCCAACTCCACCGCCTGCGCCTACGCGTTCATGGTGGACGCGTGGTGGTTCTGGTTCGCCGGCTCCCACTTCAACCGCACCGGCGACTTCGCCGTGCCCGTCGTCCTGGACTGGGCCATCAGGGACGCCCCGGGCTGCGCCGCCGCACAGCGAGAGCCTGACAATTACGCGTGCCGGAGCGCGCACAGCGTGTGCCTCGAGTCCAGCAACGGACCTGGGTACGTCTGCAACTGCACCGACGGGTACCAGGGCAACCCCTACGTGGTCGACGGCTGCACAG ATGTCGATGAGTGCCAGCACAGGGACGAGTTCCCTTGCTACGGCGCCTGCGTCAACACGCCGGGCAGCTTCACCTGCACATGCCCCAAAGGATCCAGTGGGAATGCCACTATCCTGGATGGCTGCCGCCCAGACAACAAATTCAGTTCAGCACTCAAGGCCGTCATAG GTACAAGCTCAGGCGTGTTCTTTCTGCTGCTGGCCTGCTTCTCGGCGCACCTGTGGCTTCAGAAGAGGAGGCTGCTCCAAGCAAAGCGGCGGTTCTTCGAGCAGAACGGCGGCCTCCTCCTGCAGCAGCAGCTGGGCTCGCTGGCCAGCGCCGGCGTCGCGTTCAAGATCTTCTCCGAGGAGGAGATCAGCAGGGCCACCGACGGCTTCGCGGAGGCGCGGGTCCTCGGCCGCGGCGGCCACGGCGTCGTCTACAAGGGCGTCCTCGCCGACGGCTCCGCCGTGGCGGTCAAGAAGTCGAGGGTGGTCGACGCGAAGCAGGTCAAGGAGTTCGCCCGGGAGATGCTCATCCTCTCCCAGATCAACCATCGCAACGTGGTGAAGCTGCTCGGCTGCTGCCTCGAGGTCGAGGTGCCCATGCTGGTCTACGAGTACGTCCCTAACGGCAGCCTCCACGGCCACATCCACGGCGACGACGGCGAGAGCGAGCTTCCGCCGGGCGCGCGCTTCCGCGTCGCGGCCGAGTCCGCGGACGCGCTCGCGTACATGCACTCGTCGGCGTCGCCGCCGGTCCTCCACCGCGACGTCAAGTCCGCCAACATCCTCCTCGACGGCGACCTCGCGGCCAAGGTGTCCGACTTCGGCGCGTCGCGGCTGGCGCcggccggcgaggcggcggtggccacGCTGGTCCAGGGGACGCTTGGGTACCTGGACCCCGAGTACCTGCTGACCAGCCAGCTCACCAGCAAGAGCGACGTGTACAGCTTCGCGGTGGTCCTGCTGGAGCTGCTCACCGGGAGGAAGGCGTTCGTCCCGGTGGAGgatgaggaagaggaggaggaaggggggCTCGCGTTCTTCTTCATCACCGCAGCGCAGGCCGGACGGCACCTGGAGGTCATGGACCGGCGGGTTAGGGAGGAGGTCGGCGTGGAGGTGCTGGACGAGGCCGCGGAGTTGGTGATGCGGTGCCTGAGCATGGTCGCCGAGGAGAGGCCGACCATGAAGGAGGTCGCCGACAAACTCCATAGTCTCATCAGATGA
- the LOC112884441 gene encoding citrate-binding protein-like, with product MASQALLHLPWLSCVCVCMVAVAALLASPAAASRALAVGSGDPTVGFTAVRLSEGNFVLQRPYDVPGGDRYRFDGGVRQLWVLSSDKPHDPHSNTSPRTEIRMTGYDYSSGVWQFEGYGYVPSGTTGVSVMQVFGGGESATTLMLHVYDGALRYYDRQVVEDNIYDRWFRLNVVHDVDASTVAVYVDGVERLRVAGRGGDSHYFKFGVYAQNHASSCMESRWKNIRIFRKD from the exons ATGGCTTCTCAAGCCCTCCTGCACCTCCCGTGGCTTTCCTGTGTCTGCGTCTGCATGGTTGCAGTAGCCGCCTTGCtggcgtcgccggcggcggcgtcacGCGCCCTTGCTGTCGGCAGTGGCGACCCGACGGTGGGGTTCACGGCGGTGAGATTGAGCGAGGGCAACTTCGTGCTGCAGCGCCCGTACGACGTGCCGGGCGGCGACCGGTACAGGTtcgacggcggcgtgcggcagctGTGGGTGCTGTCCTCCGACAAGCCCCACGACCCCCACAGCAACACAAGCCCCAGAACGGAGATCAGGATGACG GGCTACGACTACTCTTCCGGGGTGTGGCAGTTCGAGGGCTACGGCTACGTCCCGTCCGGCACGACGGGGGTGTCCGTCATGCAGGTGTTCGGCGGCGGCGAGTCCGCCACCACGCTGATGCTGCACGTCTACGACGGCGCGCTGCGGTACTACGACCGGCAGGTGGTCGAGGACAACATCTACGACCGGTGGTTCCGGCTAAACGTGGTGCACGACGTGGACGCGTCGACGGTGGCCGTGTACGTCGACGGCGTCGAGCGGCTGCGCGTggcgggccgcggcggcgactCGCACTACTTCAAGTTCGGTGTGTACGCGCAGAACCACGCCTCCAGCTGCATGGAGTCGCGCTGGAAAAACATCAGGATCTTCAGGAAAGATTAG